The following coding sequences are from one uncultured Desulfobacter sp. window:
- a CDS encoding C40 family peptidase: protein MKPTFLTRPLALFFLAVLICAGCGAPGVTPTKEIVGHPALPDPTAELTDEIPCPQPVPQPAPKPKIEQGSCINKARQSIIQTAVTAVGTPYRWGGLTPKGFDCSGLVVYAYKKIGTHVPRTAKAQFNSCKSITRQNLKPADLVFFSVPRRRGVVHVGIYIGKNQFVHAPGRGRKVKRASLNNIYFKQHFIKAGNFLKKEAG, encoded by the coding sequence ATGAAACCAACCTTTCTAACCCGGCCCCTTGCACTCTTTTTTCTGGCTGTCCTGATATGCGCCGGATGTGGTGCGCCCGGGGTAACACCTACCAAGGAGATAGTGGGCCACCCGGCTCTACCCGATCCTACTGCTGAATTGACTGATGAAATCCCCTGTCCACAGCCTGTGCCGCAACCTGCCCCCAAACCTAAAATCGAACAGGGATCCTGTATAAACAAAGCACGTCAGTCTATCATCCAGACTGCCGTAACTGCCGTGGGAACACCCTATCGCTGGGGCGGGCTTACCCCCAAAGGTTTTGACTGCTCAGGCTTGGTGGTATATGCCTACAAAAAAATCGGAACCCATGTGCCGAGAACAGCCAAAGCTCAGTTCAACAGCTGCAAATCCATCACCCGGCAAAACCTTAAGCCTGCAGACCTGGTTTTTTTTTCGGTCCCCCGAAGAAGAGGGGTTGTTCATGTGGGTATTTACATCGGCAAAAATCAATTTGTCCATGCACCGGGCAGGGGACGCAAGGTGAAACGCGCTTCATTGAACAATATCTACTTTAAACAGCACTTTATAAAAGCTGGAAATTTTTTGAAAAAAGAGGCGGGATAA
- a CDS encoding phosphatidylglycerol lysyltransferase domain-containing protein, translated as MICHSQQPAAYETTPIISSSTDDLQTEPSILKPGRFDLETRSLILDFLGHYPPCSCEYSFVNLFCWQNLYRYSWFLHENRLVIHDDRSKTLFMPIGEDLRPEEMFALSQKAIAAGLSGNIGLVPESYVDIWPDLDRYFSVASDRDAADYVYRTEELAQLKGNKLHKKKNLIAQFNRAYPDYSTHPINEADCKDVMAFEQRLLKGRSYVPSSLVEESEAMTMAFSHWNELKLNGLMLRVKGEIIAFAVFSPLSSDTWDVHFEKADVAFKGAAQMINYETARFLDGTAGFINREQDLGIPGLRQAKLSYVPHALIEPYFLVPKLDLRSH; from the coding sequence ATGATTTGCCACAGCCAACAACCGGCTGCCTACGAAACAACGCCGATAATCAGCAGCAGTACGGATGATCTTCAGACCGAGCCGAGTATACTTAAGCCCGGGAGATTTGATCTTGAAACCCGTTCCCTGATCCTTGATTTCCTGGGCCATTACCCACCCTGCTCATGTGAGTATAGTTTTGTTAATCTTTTTTGCTGGCAGAATCTTTACCGCTATTCCTGGTTTCTTCATGAAAACCGTTTGGTCATTCATGACGATCGCAGCAAGACCCTGTTCATGCCCATCGGGGAGGATCTGAGGCCGGAAGAGATGTTCGCTTTGTCCCAAAAAGCGATTGCTGCGGGATTGTCCGGTAACATTGGGCTTGTACCTGAATCTTACGTGGATATCTGGCCGGATCTGGATCGTTATTTCAGTGTTGCCTCTGACCGGGATGCGGCGGATTATGTCTATCGGACAGAGGAATTGGCGCAGTTAAAGGGAAATAAACTCCACAAGAAAAAAAACCTCATTGCTCAGTTTAATCGGGCGTACCCGGATTATTCCACACACCCCATAAACGAGGCGGATTGCAAAGACGTGATGGCGTTTGAGCAGCGGTTGCTTAAAGGCAGATCCTATGTTCCAAGTTCTCTGGTTGAAGAATCCGAAGCCATGACCATGGCGTTCTCCCACTGGAATGAGCTGAAATTGAACGGGCTGATGCTGCGGGTGAAAGGTGAGATCATCGCCTTTGCTGTTTTCAGCCCCCTCTCTTCGGATACCTGGGATGTGCATTTTGAAAAGGCGGATGTCGCTTTCAAGGGAGCCGCCCAGATGATTAATTATGAAACGGCTCGATTTCTGGACGGCACCGCAGGATTTATCAACCGGGAACAGGACCTTGGCATACCCGGGTTACGTCAGGCAAAACTGTCATATGTTCCCCATGCATTGATTGAACCCTACTTTCTGGTACCGAAACTGGATTTAAGGTCCCATTAG
- a CDS encoding GNAT family N-acetyltransferase gives MSSETLNGLEIKLVNTVPVDELQALYQDAGWWQDDYNITDDFLRLIPERSALFAGAFFKKKFIGMGRALSDLCSDAYIQDVVVLSAYQKCGIGSMIVQFLIKELKKKGVDWIGLIGEPGTGSFYENLGFRQMKDYIPFKLEKEI, from the coding sequence ATGAGCAGTGAAACGCTTAATGGGCTTGAGATTAAGCTTGTGAACACTGTGCCTGTGGATGAGCTCCAGGCACTGTATCAGGACGCCGGGTGGTGGCAGGATGATTACAACATAACAGATGATTTTTTGCGTCTTATTCCTGAACGATCCGCATTGTTTGCAGGCGCTTTTTTTAAAAAAAAGTTCATTGGAATGGGTCGCGCCCTTTCCGATTTGTGCAGTGATGCTTATATTCAGGACGTAGTCGTGCTGTCCGCCTATCAAAAATGTGGTATCGGCAGCATGATTGTACAGTTTTTAATTAAAGAACTTAAAAAAAAGGGGGTGGACTGGATTGGATTAATTGGTGAACCGGGAACAGGTTCGTTTTATGAAAATCTGGGCTTCAGACAGATGAAGGATTACATCCCCTTTAAACTAGAAAAGGAAATATAA
- the speE gene encoding polyamine aminopropyltransferase, whose amino-acid sequence MTNSGILNNGWFSEVCPMWEGIAVSMKVDEVLYSEKSRFQQIDVYQTRSHGRMLVLDGIIQLTERDEFSYQEMMSHMPLFCHPNPEAVLVVGGGDGGVLREMSRHADIRSIDFCEIDEEVIKISKQFLPSMACGFDDPRVTVHIEDGAAFVREHPGCYDVIIVDSSDPVGPGEALFENQFYRDLKDALKPGGLIATQGESFFLHPDWVEKLVEITRSLFPIHAYANIVVPTYTGGHICVCMGSLGPKLTEPSRPVPRSLQEQLKYYSPAVHRAAFALPYFAEKMLKGKDI is encoded by the coding sequence ATGACAAATTCAGGTATTCTTAACAACGGATGGTTTTCGGAAGTTTGTCCCATGTGGGAGGGCATTGCCGTCTCCATGAAGGTGGATGAGGTTTTGTACAGTGAAAAAAGCAGATTCCAGCAGATTGATGTGTATCAGACCCGGTCCCATGGTCGGATGCTGGTGCTTGACGGTATCATTCAGTTGACGGAACGAGATGAGTTCAGTTACCAGGAGATGATGAGTCATATGCCCCTGTTTTGTCACCCCAATCCTGAAGCCGTGCTTGTGGTTGGCGGCGGAGATGGCGGTGTGTTGCGTGAAATGAGTCGTCACGCGGATATCCGCTCAATTGATTTTTGTGAAATTGATGAAGAGGTCATCAAGATTTCAAAACAGTTTTTACCGTCCATGGCCTGTGGGTTCGACGATCCCAGGGTCACCGTTCATATTGAAGACGGGGCGGCCTTTGTCCGGGAACATCCGGGTTGTTATGATGTCATCATTGTGGACTCCTCGGATCCGGTGGGGCCCGGAGAAGCGTTGTTTGAAAATCAATTCTACCGGGATTTAAAGGATGCGCTTAAGCCCGGGGGCCTGATTGCCACCCAGGGTGAATCTTTTTTTCTCCATCCGGACTGGGTTGAAAAACTGGTGGAGATCACCCGGTCTTTGTTTCCCATACATGCTTATGCCAACATTGTTGTCCCCACATATACCGGCGGTCACATCTGTGTGTGCATGGGATCTTTAGGTCCCAAGCTTACAGAACCTTCGCGGCCGGTGCCCCGGTCGCTTCAGGAACAGCTTAAATACTACAGCCCGGCTGTTCACCGTGCTGCATTTGCTCTTCCCTATTTTGCGGAAAAAATGTTGAAAGGAAAAGATATATGA
- the speD gene encoding adenosylmethionine decarboxylase: MLDKNKKRSACSPEPRFALGRHITIEYYDCAPDVLLDKDGVESILLKAAGESGATIVSSSFHQFEPQGVSGVVIIAESHFTVHAWPEHNYAAVDIFTCADNIDLDTAIHFMETRFSSRRVFISSDQNRGILHGAVEGPAPGGNERVMDRRTLPISWKKVCDKTNPWGMSTAVDLYDCTPEITKDTDRIKQFAGRLREILGVIDTENTPELYYDESQTATGFSMIQSIGTFGVSGHFDRVTHAVYLDIFCCNSYEPRESAEFSLSYFQGSHYKMQVALRQ, encoded by the coding sequence TTGCTTGATAAGAATAAAAAGCGGAGCGCCTGTTCTCCTGAACCAAGGTTTGCCCTGGGGCGACATATTACCATTGAATATTATGACTGCGCGCCTGATGTTCTCCTTGATAAGGACGGGGTTGAATCTATTCTGCTTAAAGCTGCCGGGGAAAGCGGAGCTACGATTGTCAGCAGCTCCTTTCATCAGTTTGAACCCCAGGGCGTATCCGGTGTTGTGATTATTGCAGAATCCCATTTTACGGTTCATGCCTGGCCCGAGCACAATTATGCGGCTGTGGATATCTTTACATGTGCAGACAATATTGATCTGGATACGGCCATTCATTTCATGGAAACCCGGTTTTCATCCCGGCGGGTGTTTATCTCTTCGGATCAGAACAGGGGGATACTGCATGGCGCAGTTGAAGGGCCTGCGCCGGGCGGTAATGAACGGGTGATGGATAGACGAACCCTTCCCATATCCTGGAAAAAAGTGTGCGACAAAACAAATCCCTGGGGTATGTCAACCGCTGTGGATTTATATGATTGCACACCGGAAATAACAAAGGATACTGACCGTATAAAACAGTTTGCGGGCAGACTGCGTGAAATACTTGGGGTGATAGATACGGAAAATACGCCTGAACTCTATTATGATGAGAGCCAAACGGCGACGGGGTTTTCCATGATACAATCCATTGGAACATTCGGTGTATCCGGACATTTTGATCGTGTAACCCATGCGGTATATCTGGATATCTTTTGTTGTAATTCATACGAGCCCCGGGAGTCGGCTGAATTTTCTTTGTCATATTTTCAGGGCAGCCACTATAAGATGCAGGTGGCGTTAAGGCAATAA
- a CDS encoding MBL fold metallo-hydrolase, giving the protein MDIKQFRYGRDNLGYLVYSEHSSIAIDPGAPGQMARFASENNITIDIVTNTHAHGDHTQGNKALVGMTNARFIDCTTLSHGQVLDLKDGTGLEVIPTPGHTIESLSFKGDGFIVTGDTLFNATVGNCFSGDLNAFFNSLTQLMELPGDTLVYAGHDYVLDSLKYAKIIEPDNPNLNEYAASYDPEHVVSRLSEELKVNPYLRFNTPAMIERLKEKNLPRETPFQRFSSVMEVF; this is encoded by the coding sequence TTGGATATTAAACAGTTTAGATACGGTAGGGACAATCTGGGGTATCTGGTTTACAGTGAACATTCATCAATCGCCATTGACCCCGGGGCTCCTGGACAGATGGCAAGGTTTGCCTCTGAAAACAATATTACCATTGACATTGTTACCAATACCCATGCCCATGGAGATCACACCCAGGGCAACAAGGCGCTTGTTGGGATGACAAATGCCCGGTTTATCGACTGTACGACCCTGTCACACGGCCAGGTACTTGATTTGAAGGACGGCACCGGACTTGAGGTGATACCGACGCCCGGGCATACCATTGAATCGCTCAGTTTCAAAGGGGATGGCTTCATTGTCACCGGTGATACATTGTTTAATGCCACGGTCGGCAATTGTTTTTCAGGGGATTTAAACGCTTTTTTTAATTCCTTAACGCAGTTGATGGAATTGCCCGGCGACACCCTGGTTTATGCCGGCCATGATTATGTGCTTGATTCATTGAAATATGCCAAAATTATTGAACCGGACAATCCCAATTTAAACGAATACGCAGCGTCATATGATCCGGAACATGTTGTCTCCCGTCTGTCCGAAGAACTTAAGGTAAATCCCTATCTGCGTTTTAATACACCCGCCATGATTGAACGGCTCAAAGAAAAAAATCTTCCAAGAGAGACGCCGTTCCAAAGATTTTCTTCTGTTATGGAAGTGTTCTAA
- a CDS encoding acidic tetraheme cytochrome c3 TmcA: MKIKVLMIALTLFACSGIPMVYAGLDDTVRMDTSAFERPRRPAAVFDHDAHNDAAQIDDCAVCHHVYEDGKRVPDESSEDMPCSDCHGLVAGPDNPMPLVNAFHVQCRSCHVKTGKGPLLCAECHKK; this comes from the coding sequence ATGAAGATAAAAGTTCTGATGATCGCATTGACTCTTTTTGCCTGCAGCGGCATCCCAATGGTATACGCCGGCCTGGACGATACGGTCCGCATGGATACATCCGCATTTGAACGGCCCAGACGCCCTGCGGCCGTGTTCGATCATGACGCGCATAATGACGCTGCTCAAATAGACGACTGTGCGGTGTGTCACCATGTATATGAAGACGGGAAACGTGTACCCGATGAATCCAGTGAGGATATGCCCTGTTCGGACTGCCACGGCCTGGTGGCAGGACCCGATAACCCGATGCCCCTGGTTAATGCCTTTCATGTCCAGTGCCGAAGCTGTCATGTGAAAACAGGAAAAGGGCCCTTGCTGTGTGCCGAGTGCCATAAAAAGTAA
- a CDS encoding electron transfer complex ferredoxin TmcB — protein sequence MQDTSQMKTKQRDEKMDPAVEGGLERLTQEKIVKGINQVLHEESGARLKAYVQTCMRCGLCSDACSYFLSNDKNPRFSPAAKVKQTIWEMLQKKGNVSKDFLRRAVRIAHLECNVCRRCSMYCPFGIDIAYMMLLVRRICHKLEITPQYIQDTVNSHSATLNQMWVKEDEWIDTLQWQEEDGRDEFENLRIPLDKRGADVMYSVIAPEPKFQAGLIYQAAVMMHAAGINWTMPSRPGWDNSNMAMYTGDNEISGRISRTFYEAAADLNVKRIVMGECGHAFRSIYDVGNRWVSWAMPPFEVVHAIEFYHELLTSGRITIKEKFAEKVTLHDPCNVSRGRGLHDLAREVVGLTCSDFVEMTPNREHNYCCGAGGGVINCGPPYKSERMVNNRVKAEQLKATGAKVLIAPCHNCHSGLEDIIHHYKLDMDVKFLGDIIFETMDKKVYVPGE from the coding sequence ATGCAGGATACCTCACAAATGAAAACGAAACAGCGGGATGAGAAAATGGATCCGGCTGTGGAGGGTGGGCTTGAACGGCTTACCCAGGAGAAAATAGTCAAAGGGATCAACCAGGTGCTCCATGAAGAAAGTGGTGCCAGGCTTAAGGCATATGTTCAAACCTGCATGCGCTGCGGACTTTGTTCCGATGCCTGCAGTTATTTTTTGTCCAATGACAAAAATCCAAGATTTTCGCCTGCAGCCAAGGTAAAACAGACCATCTGGGAGATGCTTCAAAAGAAAGGGAACGTCTCAAAGGATTTTTTGCGAAGGGCCGTACGCATTGCACACCTGGAGTGCAATGTCTGCCGCAGATGTTCCATGTACTGCCCCTTTGGAATTGATATCGCATATATGATGCTGCTGGTCAGACGCATCTGCCACAAACTTGAGATTACGCCCCAGTACATACAGGACACGGTGAATTCACACTCCGCCACCTTGAATCAAATGTGGGTCAAGGAGGATGAGTGGATCGACACCTTGCAGTGGCAGGAGGAAGACGGCAGGGATGAATTTGAAAATCTTCGTATCCCTTTGGATAAAAGAGGCGCCGACGTCATGTATTCGGTCATTGCGCCGGAACCCAAATTCCAGGCGGGTCTGATCTATCAGGCCGCAGTTATGATGCATGCGGCAGGCATAAACTGGACAATGCCGTCACGCCCGGGCTGGGATAATTCCAACATGGCCATGTACACAGGGGACAATGAAATTTCAGGCAGGATTTCAAGAACTTTTTACGAAGCTGCCGCTGATTTAAATGTTAAGCGCATTGTCATGGGCGAGTGTGGCCATGCCTTTCGTTCAATCTATGACGTGGGCAACAGATGGGTCTCATGGGCCATGCCCCCCTTTGAAGTGGTTCATGCCATCGAGTTTTACCATGAGCTGCTCACCTCGGGCCGGATCACAATTAAAGAAAAATTTGCGGAAAAGGTCACACTTCACGACCCGTGCAACGTTTCCAGGGGACGCGGGTTGCATGATCTGGCAAGGGAGGTGGTGGGGCTGACCTGTTCTGATTTTGTGGAAATGACACCGAATCGGGAGCACAACTACTGCTGCGGTGCCGGCGGCGGGGTGATTAATTGTGGTCCTCCGTATAAATCCGAGCGCATGGTAAACAACCGCGTGAAAGCCGAGCAACTCAAAGCAACCGGGGCCAAGGTATTGATCGCACCGTGTCACAATTGTCATTCCGGCCTTGAGGATATCATTCACCATTATAAACTGGACATGGACGTAAAATTTTTGGGAGATATCATTTTTGAAACAATGGATAAAAAGGTCTATGTTCCGGGAGAATAA
- a CDS encoding TmcC family electron transfer complex membrane anchor subunit yields MNAFIDFIMGPMVWISFVIFIGGLGVRAAGFIREIKQKEPYIFSYMTLFHSLRSIGAWLLPFFPVSTRQKPFFYGISYLFHLLLFAVPIFLSGHIVLVQEAFNISWPAFNDHIADTLTVLVIASLLFFWGRRMVVPDVKFLTSPTDFVLIAVVLLPFLTGFLAYHQFFAYRWVMIVHILCGELMLIMIPFSRFSHMMFAPFTRAYTGSEFGNVRHARDW; encoded by the coding sequence ATGAATGCTTTTATAGATTTTATCATGGGTCCCATGGTGTGGATCTCTTTTGTTATTTTTATAGGTGGGCTCGGGGTTCGGGCGGCCGGTTTTATCCGTGAAATTAAACAAAAAGAGCCATATATCTTTTCATATATGACCCTGTTTCACAGCCTGCGCTCCATTGGTGCCTGGCTGCTTCCATTTTTCCCGGTGTCCACCCGTCAAAAACCTTTTTTTTACGGCATATCCTATCTGTTTCATCTGCTTTTGTTTGCAGTGCCGATCTTTTTGTCCGGTCACATCGTCTTGGTCCAGGAAGCTTTTAACATTTCCTGGCCTGCATTCAACGACCATATTGCAGATACGCTGACCGTGCTTGTGATTGCCTCCCTCCTCTTTTTCTGGGGACGGCGGATGGTGGTACCGGATGTAAAATTCTTAACATCGCCCACAGATTTTGTACTGATCGCGGTGGTGCTGTTGCCTTTTTTAACCGGATTTCTTGCCTATCATCAATTCTTTGCATACAGATGGGTAATGATTGTTCATATCCTGTGTGGAGAGCTCATGCTCATAATGATTCCGTTTTCACGGTTTTCCCATATGATGTTTGCCCCGTTTACCCGGGCCTATACCGGATCTGAATTTGGTAATGTCAGGCACGCAAGGGACTGGTAA
- a CDS encoding electron transfer complex subunit TmcD, with amino-acid sequence MEDKQIWDWSTPLKEISVKELESEYNWVEEPCISADGESLANIVNLDEAVFGICVNGKLWDGEYEKAWSLKALPDNRLAALVCQDEQWGLLIDGQPWSNQFDFIWDLRWNRDGSKVGVAFQQDMEYGMAVNDEPWEETFESMTGMTLSEQGDAAAVVQVKSMAAADVNAFSQGLFAVAKNGVPGKEHFYNIWDINFDGSGENLAWAIRFDRQSYGVALNGTCWDNRFVAVWKPIFDKDGNKVIAPVRTKGKWLLYEDDRQLWPTDYDNIWHLSLNPVTGALCAIVAPQFGKWTIAQDDTPWSLEWDGMVRQMVHSKDGSALVAVFKDKGMWGMAKNDKAFQLSCDKIFSPCISDDGSLVAVSYEKQGKYYVNVNDLVVAGPYEFMADPVIGPANDKVLVKGIENGIYKRSVITV; translated from the coding sequence ATGGAAGACAAACAAATATGGGATTGGAGCACACCGCTCAAAGAGATTTCCGTTAAAGAATTGGAATCTGAATATAATTGGGTGGAAGAACCCTGTATCTCAGCCGATGGAGAGTCCTTGGCAAATATTGTCAACCTTGATGAGGCTGTCTTTGGTATATGCGTCAATGGAAAGTTGTGGGACGGCGAATATGAAAAAGCCTGGAGCCTCAAGGCATTACCTGACAACCGGTTGGCTGCCTTGGTATGTCAGGATGAGCAGTGGGGGCTTCTCATCGACGGGCAGCCGTGGTCCAATCAATTTGATTTTATATGGGATTTGAGATGGAATCGTGACGGCTCAAAGGTTGGTGTTGCGTTTCAGCAGGACATGGAATACGGCATGGCTGTAAACGATGAACCCTGGGAAGAGACCTTTGAAAGTATGACGGGAATGACCCTAAGCGAACAGGGAGACGCAGCTGCCGTAGTTCAGGTAAAATCCATGGCCGCCGCGGACGTGAACGCTTTTTCCCAGGGACTTTTTGCCGTTGCCAAAAATGGTGTGCCGGGTAAGGAGCATTTTTATAATATCTGGGACATTAATTTTGACGGCAGCGGCGAAAATCTTGCCTGGGCCATTAGATTTGATCGTCAATCCTACGGGGTTGCCCTAAACGGTACATGCTGGGACAATCGCTTTGTTGCAGTATGGAAGCCGATTTTCGATAAAGACGGGAATAAAGTGATCGCCCCTGTGAGAACCAAAGGCAAATGGTTGTTGTATGAGGATGACCGGCAATTATGGCCCACCGATTATGATAATATCTGGCATCTATCTTTAAATCCCGTGACCGGTGCGTTGTGTGCCATTGTGGCCCCGCAATTCGGCAAATGGACCATTGCCCAGGACGATACCCCCTGGTCCCTTGAATGGGACGGCATGGTCAGGCAGATGGTGCATTCAAAGGACGGCTCTGCCCTGGTTGCCGTGTTCAAGGACAAGGGCATGTGGGGAATGGCAAAAAACGACAAAGCATTCCAGCTCTCCTGCGATAAGATTTTTTCACCCTGCATCAGTGACGATGGATCTTTGGTGGCCGTAAGTTACGAAAAACAGGGTAAATATTATGTGAATGTCAATGACCTGGTGGTGGCAGGGCCTTATGAATTTATGGCGGATCCCGTGATTGGACCGGCAAACGACAAGGTCTTGGTCAAAGGTATTGAAAACGGGATATATAAACGCAGCGTCATCACGGTGTAA
- a CDS encoding iron-sulfur cluster assembly scaffold protein, with the protein MESQDFWNVHSLTLIEMAYEASYRERLENPDGYGARTGVCGDSVEFFIMVDENECLSSISFDFDGCVYTAACCNSVVHLGQGHLVGNAWNITDEMVKQYLQTLPEDHYHCAELCVGAFYLALTDYQKKKAKKESCK; encoded by the coding sequence ATGGAAAGTCAGGATTTTTGGAACGTGCACTCTCTTACTCTCATTGAAATGGCATACGAAGCAAGTTACAGAGAGCGGCTTGAAAATCCAGATGGATACGGGGCACGGACCGGCGTGTGCGGTGACAGTGTCGAGTTCTTTATCATGGTGGACGAAAATGAGTGCTTAAGTTCTATCTCCTTTGATTTCGACGGCTGTGTTTATACCGCAGCATGCTGTAACAGCGTAGTACATTTGGGACAGGGTCATTTGGTTGGAAATGCCTGGAATATTACTGACGAAATGGTCAAACAGTATCTGCAAACACTGCCTGAAGATCATTATCATTGCGCAGAGCTTTGTGTGGGCGCTTTTTATCTGGCATTGACGGATTACCAGAAAAAAAAGGCCAAAAAAGAAAGTTGTAAGTAG
- a CDS encoding methylenetetrahydrofolate reductase yields the protein MKTESNLEKVLASGQLAVTSEVGPPRGCNIDILKEKAHMIKDYVDGINITDNQTAMVRMSSIAGGIAIKQMGLDPIIQMVSRDRNRLAMQSDILGAYALGCNTMLCLSGDHPQFGDHPMAKPVYDIDSINMIKMVKDMRDEGKFQGGADITDPPKMFIGAAANPFADPFELRVMRLAKKVAAGVDFIQTQCIFNVDKFEEWMKLVVDRGLDEKVAILAGITPMKSLGMAKYMKSKVPGMDIPDSVIDRLAGVEKDKQAEEGIKMAIEQIQRLKECKGVKGFHIMAIEWEEKVPELVKGAGLRD from the coding sequence ATGAAAACTGAAAGCAATCTGGAAAAAGTGCTGGCCTCAGGCCAACTGGCCGTAACCTCTGAAGTAGGTCCTCCCAGGGGTTGCAATATTGATATTCTCAAAGAAAAAGCCCACATGATCAAAGATTATGTTGACGGCATTAATATTACGGACAACCAGACCGCCATGGTCAGAATGTCTTCCATTGCCGGCGGCATTGCCATTAAACAGATGGGCCTTGATCCTATTATCCAGATGGTCTCCCGTGACAGAAATCGGCTTGCCATGCAGTCCGACATTCTTGGTGCCTATGCCCTTGGCTGCAACACCATGCTCTGCCTGTCCGGCGATCATCCCCAGTTCGGCGACCATCCCATGGCAAAGCCTGTGTATGACATTGACTCCATCAATATGATCAAGATGGTCAAAGATATGCGCGACGAGGGCAAATTCCAGGGTGGCGCAGACATTACTGATCCGCCAAAGATGTTCATCGGCGCGGCTGCCAACCCCTTTGCCGACCCGTTTGAACTGCGTGTGATGCGTCTGGCCAAGAAAGTGGCTGCCGGCGTGGATTTCATTCAGACCCAGTGCATTTTTAACGTGGATAAGTTTGAAGAGTGGATGAAACTGGTGGTTGACCGTGGCCTGGATGAAAAAGTTGCCATCCTTGCCGGCATTACCCCCATGAAATCCCTGGGCATGGCCAAATATATGAAGAGCAAGGTGCCCGGCATGGATATCCCTGACTCAGTTATCGATCGCCTTGCCGGTGTTGAAAAAGATAAGCAGGCCGAAGAAGGCATTAAGATGGCCATCGAGCAGATTCAGCGCCTCAAAGAGTGCAAAGGCGTAAAAGGGTTCCATATCATGGCCATTGAATGGGAAGAAAAGGTGCCTGAACTTGTAAAAGGTGCAGGGCTCAGGGATTGA
- a CDS encoding methylenetetrahydrofolate reductase C-terminal domain-containing protein encodes MITAEQKPLQEILGYIAPYEKILVVGCNECVTVCAAGGRKEVGLLASAIRLNSAKEGKKIEVLEHTLERQCDPEYVAQLEDLAGQVDAIVSMACGCGIQTVAVNYAIPVFPGVNTTFMGASESQGIWAERCMGCGDCMLGVTGGICPVARCSKSLMNGPCGGNSSGKCEISPDVDCAWQLIWDRLCELGIQDRYEELVAAKDWRPAGGGGPRKIIREDLASSKITEDVE; translated from the coding sequence GAAAAAATACTTGTGGTCGGCTGCAACGAATGTGTTACCGTTTGTGCAGCAGGCGGCAGAAAAGAAGTAGGACTTCTGGCTTCCGCAATTCGGCTGAACAGCGCCAAAGAAGGTAAAAAGATTGAAGTTTTGGAACATACCCTGGAACGTCAGTGCGATCCGGAATATGTTGCACAGCTTGAAGACCTGGCCGGTCAGGTCGATGCCATTGTCTCTATGGCCTGTGGCTGCGGGATTCAGACCGTTGCCGTTAACTATGCGATTCCGGTATTCCCTGGTGTGAATACCACGTTTATGGGCGCTTCCGAAAGCCAGGGTATCTGGGCCGAGCGCTGCATGGGTTGTGGTGACTGCATGCTGGGCGTGACCGGCGGTATCTGTCCCGTTGCCCGTTGTTCAAAAAGTTTGATGAATGGCCCTTGCGGCGGAAACTCCAGCGGTAAATGTGAGATCAGCCCGGATGTGGATTGTGCATGGCAGTTGATCTGGGATCGGCTGTGTGAACTGGGTATCCAGGATCGCTATGAAGAGCTGGTTGCGGCAAAAGACTGGCGCCCTGCAGGCGGCGGCGGACCCAGAAAAATTATCCGGGAAGATTTGGCATCATCCAAAATTACGGAGGACGTTGAATAA